A single region of the Podospora pseudopauciseta strain CBS 411.78 chromosome 1, whole genome shotgun sequence genome encodes:
- a CDS encoding hypothetical protein (EggNog:ENOG503PYC0) has translation MSSSNQMVDTPDPLVCPERTSTNTSKTTSSTEGHTSLEMNVPEEPPRRGSWLFGRLSAAPVPLSAPATPPPELEEGPDNQTMTGIGCLFSQLLPSRPPSLTLGSESNTDAPSTPSQASDANDSYGQEKTHRPSEDSLETPRATTSSHTPTVTLSIQALIFGQVPPLTPDTPIRTGSKRAPGSPCAPRPKKARRSMGVDVEDEGYSEAQYQEPATGQSLQHIQQLTIDLVGSTRFAIDPGNTPIAETKTNTQAELQLGSHSSGQAISTEHSANPSFALAIEWFSEDEILEQLSVFLAAYRAFHLEPDAAEQPRVRDPEAAQMAKQTFEAIFHPKLNSEDDKKFLLQEEEEDVLTVFAIWVRDMKASSDVDCEPFENVADCMQRVADLSAAPFIRRLVVFGEPLDIDLAVREISGTLMPTYQDDGIIEWEFDMFSRDFEQLSIK, from the exons ATGTCCAGCAGCAATCAAATG GTTGATACACCAGACCCACTGGTCTGCCCCGAACGGACCTCAACCAACACGTCGAAGACAACCTCAAGCACAGAAGGCCATACCAGTCTTGAGATGAATGTGCCCGAGGAGCCACCTAGACGCGGCTCGTGGCTGTTTGGCCGGCTTTCAGCAGCTCCTGTTCCGCTTTCTGCCCCTGCAACGCCGCCTCCGGAGCTGGAGGAAGGACCAGACAACCAGACGATGACCGGCATAGGTTGTTTGTTTTCGCAGCTGTTGCCGTCCAGACCACCTTCTCTCACTCTTGGGAGCGAAAGCAACACAGACGCCCCGAGCACCCCTAGCCAGGCGTCTGATGCCAATGATTCCTATGGTCAAGAAAAAACCCACCGTCCGAGCGAAGACTCTCTGGAGACACCCCGAGCGACAACTTCATCTCACACGCCAACTGTGACATTGTCGATACAGGCCTTAATTTTTGGCCAGGTCCCTCCGTTGACACCTGACACTCCAATCCGTACAGGGTCGAAGCGCGCTCCCGGTTCTCCATGCGCACCCCGTCCTAAGAAGGCAAGGCGCAGTATGGGTGTCGATGTCGAAGACGAGGGGTACTCTGAGGCGCAATACCAGGAGCCGGCAACTGGACAGTCACTCCAGCATATCCAGCAGCTCACCATTGATCTGGTTGGCTCTACTCGTTTTGCCATCGACCCAGGCAACACTCCGATTGCCGAAACCA aaacaaATACCCAAGCTGAACTACAGCTTGGGTCACACAGCTCCGGCCAGGCCATATCAACCGAACATTCTGCCAACCCTTCATTTGCCCTTGCCATTGAGTGGTTCTCCGAGGATGAGATCCTCGAACAACTATCGGTGTTCTTGGCCGCATACCGGGCTTTTCACCTCGAACCAGATGCAGCCGAACAACCAAGGGTCAGAGACCCGGAAGCTGCGCAAATGGCCAAACAAACTTTTGAGGCGATTTTTCACCCCAAGCTGAACTCGGAGGATGACAAGAAGTTCCTACtccaagaggaagaggaagatgtcTTGACCGTTTTTGCGATATGGGTTCGGGACATGAAGGCCTCCTCGGACGTGGATTGCGAACCCTTTGAGAATGTAGCAGACTGCATGCAAAGGGTAGCTGATCTGTCGGCGGCCCCTTTTATCCGACGATTGGT TGTGTTCGGCGAGCCGCTGGATATCGACCTGGCTGTCCGGGAAATATCGGGGACATTGATGCCAACGTATCAAGACGATGGCATTATCGAGTGGGAGTTTGACATGTTTTCCCGTGACTTTGAGCAGCTTAGCATTAAGTGA